In Diabrotica undecimpunctata isolate CICGRU chromosome 4, icDiaUnde3, whole genome shotgun sequence, a single genomic region encodes these proteins:
- the LOC140438968 gene encoding uncharacterized protein — MLGALDREEAFDNHSITSIIIALRRKVVEHVCLNWIESMLRNRVVNTTMLGETVLARLNRGYPQGRVLAPLLWNLVMEGLIGTFKAHGHKTIWICGCFGNHLAMKVQYDSQRSYQLGPVRTSEKWTYREGLNISPQKSAIVAFTRRRKLEGLGNLKLQGQKIQLKGEVKDLGFIDSKLTWNRQLEKIPSSYYHYEGQAYV; from the coding sequence ATGCTGGGAGCCTTGGATAGAGAGGAGGCTTTCGACAACCACTCGATAACATCCATAATCATTGCCCTGAGACGTAAAGTAGTCGAGCATGTTTGTTTGAACTGGATAGAATCTATGCTCAGGAATAGAGTGGTAAATACTACTATGCTTGGAGAGACCGTGTTGGCCCGGCTCAATAGAGGATATCCACAGGGTAGAGTTCTGGCCCCACTACTGTGGAATCTGGTGATGGAGGGACTCATAGGAACTTTCAAGGCACACGGTCATAAAACAATTTGGATATGCGGATGTTTTGGTAACCATCTTGCAATGAAAGTACAATACGATAGTCAGAGATCGTATCAACTAGGCCCTGTGAGAACTAGTGAGAAATGGACTTATAGAGAGGGGCTAAATATAAGTCCACAAAAATCCGCCATAGTCGCTTTCACGCGTAGACGAAAATTAGAGGGATTAGGTAATCTAAAGCTGCAGGGACAAAAAATTCAGCTAAAAGGAGAGGTAAAGGATCTTGGGTTTATAGACTCGAAACTTACCTGGAACCGGCAATTAGAAAAAATACCAAGCAGTTACTACCATTATGAGGGTCAGGCATATGTATGA